The genomic window GCAGTTCATTGCTTTGTTCGAAGATATAACTGAGCGAAAACGAGCAGAGAAAGCAGCAATCATCGTACGCGACCTTTTTAAAACTTGTGCCAGTAATTACAACCTGCATGATATCCTTAATTTAATCCTCGAAGCCGCCCTGAGCATTTCCGAAGCAGATTGCGGCGGCATATACCTGTTAGACCCGGTATCAGGTCATCTCAACCTGGCAATTCACAAGGAATTCGGCGCCGAATCTGCTGCAGCCATTTCTTGCTATAGTAAACAATCGCGGTATGCCAAAATTGTGATGAGCGGAGTACCCGTCTATTCGCTGCATGAAGATCGATACCCTGTCATGGACTGGAAACTGCTTGGGCAAAACATCAGGGCAGGGGCTGCAATACCCGCTATGCACAGAAACCAGGTCGTTGCCTGCCTGAATCTGGGATTTCATAATGTGATCGAGATACCCGCAGCCATACGCCCTATCCTGGAAACGGTAGCCAACAGCATAGGAGGCGCAGTTACCCATGTCAAAGAGATCGAGCGATTGCTGGAATCGGAAGAGAAATATGGCACACTGGTGAACGAGGCATCCGATGGCGTAGCCATCGTGCAGGACGGTGTATTCCAGTTTGCAAATAAGATATTTGAGAAAATCTCAGGTTACGCTCCTGCAGAGGCTATCGGAATGCCGCTCCTCAATTTTATAGCTCCGGAATACAGGGACGTTGTGGGAGAACGTTACCGGGAACGGATGGCCGGCAAGGAACCACCGCCCACTTATGAAGTGCAAATTCAGTGCAAAGACGGCACGATTAAAGATACGGAGATATCCACATCACTTGTTCATCTGCACGGCAAGCCCGCCGTCATGGCGATAGGCCGCGATATCACGGAGCGGAAGGCTATGGAGCAAAAGCTGCGGGAGTCGGAAGAGAAATATGCAACCCTGGTCCATGAAGCTAATGATGGGGTAGGTATCGTGCAGGATTCCGTGTTCCAGCTTGTCAACCGGGCCTTTGAAGATATTACGGGCTATTCGGCTGCGGAGGCGATGGGAATGCCGTTCCGCCAGTTATTAACGCCGCAATACCAGGACATTGCAACAAGTCGCTACTACCAACGGCTATCCGGCCAGAAACTGCCGAATATCTACGAAGTACAAATACTGTGCAAGGACGGCACGATTAAAGAAATCGAGATCTCCGCGGCTCTTATTAATTACGGTGGCCGTCCGGCTACTATGACGGTTGCCCGCGATATGACGCAGAGGAAAGCGCTGGAGAAACAGCTGCGGGAATCAGAAGCTAAGTACGCAACTGTGGTAAACGAAGCTAACGACGGAGTAGCCATCGTGCAAAATACTGTATTCCAATTCGTCAACCGTTCCTTTGCGAATACCAGCGGCTACCCGGCTGCAGATTTGCTGGGAATGCCATTCCGCCGACTGTTAACGCCGCAATACCAAGACATTGTAACAAGTCGCTACTACCAACGGCTATCCGGCCAGAAATTGCCGAATATCTACGAAGTACAAATACAGTGCAAGGACGGTTCGATTAAAGACGTCGAGCTATCCGCATCTCTAATTGATTACCATGGACAACCGGCTACGATGACCACAGCCCGCGATATCACGGAGCGGAAGATGCTGGAGAGAAAACTGCTAGAATCAGAGATGAAATTCAGGGATATGGCTGAGATGTCGCCCGATTGGATATGGGAAACAGACGAAAGGGCAAGATTTTCCTACGTAAATCCCAGAGTAAACGAGTTGTTGGGGTACAGTGTACAGGAGATGCTGGGCAGGCGTCCGTCTGAATTCATAGCTGAAGAACCTGCGAGAAAAAGTAAGGACTTAATCGATAAGCCTGGTACTGATTATCCGCCTTTCGGCTCTTCTGAAGAAAGCGTGAAGGCTAAGGATGGACACCTGGTTTTTATAGGGACTCGCGCCATCCCCCTCTATGACAGTCAAAATCGGTTCAAAGGATACCTCGGCATAAGCCGCGATATCACGCAGAGAAAAAAACTTGAGCGCCTGCGCATGCTTTTCCTATCGCATGTTTCTCATGAAATGCGCACACCGCTGGCTACCCTCAAGGGCTTTTCCTCCACGATGCTGGCATCGGACGTAACATGGACCGAGGAGGAGAAGCAGGATTTTCTGCAGACTATGGACCGGGAGATCGACAGGCTCACACGTTTTATCAACGCGTTGATGGACTTATCACAACTGGAAATGGGAATTTTCAAGCTTAACAGGCAATACTGCCATATTGAAGACATTGTAAGTGAAATAAAAACCGCGCTGCTGACCCTTACCCATGATCACAGCCTTAAACTAATAATCCCCTCAGACCTTCCCGTAATCTTCGCTGACTGTTTGCGCCTCGGCCAGGTTATTACCAACCTGGTGGACAACGCGACCAAATATTCCCCACAGGGCAGCCCTATAGTAATCAGCGCCTCCATCGTTGATAACAACCTTATCATTTCGGTTACCGATAAAGGCCCCGGCATATCAACCAACTCACAGCCATTATTGTTCGATAATTTCTTCCGGGAAAAATCTGCCTTAACTGAAAAAAAGAGCGGGATGGGGCTGGGTTTGGCTATCTGCAAAGGCATTGTCGAAGAGCATGGAGGTAAAATCTGGATTGAGAGCCAACACAGGAAAGGATCAAAATTCAGTTTCAGCATTCCACTGATAAGTATAGTATGACTGCTTTGACTATCTCTATAACGGAGAGAGAAACATTATAAATCATCTGGTAAATTGAGAATGGGCGAGCCAAAGATACTCATAGTTGAAGATGATCCTGCCCTGCTCAAATTCCTGCGCGCCAACCTGGTTGCCCGCGGCTATAATACTAATACCGCAATGGACGGCGTAAAAGCACTGGAGGAAATAGAAAAAGATTTACCGGAACTGGTATTGCTGGATATAAACCTTCCCCGCATGAACGGATTGGAAGTCTGTAAAAAGCTCCGCGAATGGACAAATGTTCCCATACTCGTGATCAGCGCTCGAGGTGATGAAAGCGACAAGGTGACCTGTCTGGATCTGGGCGCTGATGATTACCTGACCAAGCCATTCGGCATCGAAGAACTGCTGGCAAGGATAAGGGCTATATTCCGCCGTAGTAAAACGACCGATAACGGTATCGACCATCCAACGTTCGTCAGCGGCAGTTTTATATTTAATTTCGCCTATCACAGGGTAATCGTATCAGGCAATGAGATCGATTTGACACCCACAGAATATAATACGCTTCGTGAATTGGTGAAAAATGCCGACAGGGTGCTGACCCAGAATATGCTGCTGGGAAAAGTCTGGGGCCCCGAGTATATTGGCTCCAGAGAGTACCTCCATGTAATCATCAACCGCCTGCGAAAAAAAATAGAGCCTGATATGGCCAACCCCACATTCATTCAAACAGTGCCGGGCGTTGGCTACCGCTTTCAAAGCTACTAACTAACACACAGGTCTTTTACCACATTCCCTTAAGACCATCGCCCTTGACACAACTGCTATACTAAAAATCATCGTTTGGGAGGATGGTCTGGTGAAACGTAAATATATAACCCTAACTTTATGTACAGACTTAGAAGATGATGTATTGACCGGAACGAGTTCAGATATGGGGTATAAATTAGACTTCGCACTCAGGCCAACCACTGATTACATACCAGATGCCCTGAATAGAGCGGGATATGGTCAGGGGTGGAGTATAATTTCTCATTCTCTATCCTTTGTAGATAATCGCTGTATTCTCTCCATTCTTTTGAAATCAAATCACATATAAACCCGTCACAGAACATGTACCAATTATCTTTGGGGCATTTGAATCTATATGAATCTAACATAAAATCCTCAGTTTTATTCAA from Dehalococcoidia bacterium includes these protein-coding regions:
- a CDS encoding PAS domain S-box protein, with protein sequence MPLETNGAIHSLLGIQPRAKITRKIIEQIFPDTEGRWIDICGKVAQAGKPLQFEFYHSLTSKYLKINAFIPAQGQFIALFEDITERKRAEKAAIIVRDLFKTCASNYNLHDILNLILEAALSISEADCGGIYLLDPVSGHLNLAIHKEFGAESAAAISCYSKQSRYAKIVMSGVPVYSLHEDRYPVMDWKLLGQNIRAGAAIPAMHRNQVVACLNLGFHNVIEIPAAIRPILETVANSIGGAVTHVKEIERLLESEEKYGTLVNEASDGVAIVQDGVFQFANKIFEKISGYAPAEAIGMPLLNFIAPEYRDVVGERYRERMAGKEPPPTYEVQIQCKDGTIKDTEISTSLVHLHGKPAVMAIGRDITERKAMEQKLRESEEKYATLVHEANDGVGIVQDSVFQLVNRAFEDITGYSAAEAMGMPFRQLLTPQYQDIATSRYYQRLSGQKLPNIYEVQILCKDGTIKEIEISAALINYGGRPATMTVARDMTQRKALEKQLRESEAKYATVVNEANDGVAIVQNTVFQFVNRSFANTSGYPAADLLGMPFRRLLTPQYQDIVTSRYYQRLSGQKLPNIYEVQIQCKDGSIKDVELSASLIDYHGQPATMTTARDITERKMLERKLLESEMKFRDMAEMSPDWIWETDERARFSYVNPRVNELLGYSVQEMLGRRPSEFIAEEPARKSKDLIDKPGTDYPPFGSSEESVKAKDGHLVFIGTRAIPLYDSQNRFKGYLGISRDITQRKKLERLRMLFLSHVSHEMRTPLATLKGFSSTMLASDVTWTEEEKQDFLQTMDREIDRLTRFINALMDLSQLEMGIFKLNRQYCHIEDIVSEIKTALLTLTHDHSLKLIIPSDLPVIFADCLRLGQVITNLVDNATKYSPQGSPIVISASIVDNNLIISVTDKGPGISTNSQPLLFDNFFREKSALTEKKSGMGLGLAICKGIVEEHGGKIWIESQHRKGSKFSFSIPLISIV
- a CDS encoding response regulator transcription factor; the protein is MGEPKILIVEDDPALLKFLRANLVARGYNTNTAMDGVKALEEIEKDLPELVLLDINLPRMNGLEVCKKLREWTNVPILVISARGDESDKVTCLDLGADDYLTKPFGIEELLARIRAIFRRSKTTDNGIDHPTFVSGSFIFNFAYHRVIVSGNEIDLTPTEYNTLRELVKNADRVLTQNMLLGKVWGPEYIGSREYLHVIINRLRKKIEPDMANPTFIQTVPGVGYRFQSY